A window of Aquitalea denitrificans contains these coding sequences:
- a CDS encoding methyl-accepting chemotaxis protein, with translation MTAKSVTDWFIPETIRQSPAQAIGARTTVGVGLLAGCIAPLFSIEYFMLNHPAMGTGIALGGLGLLLAPLLLKLTGALRFCAELITSCMFVMVCWMVYVNGGIMSTSVVWFASIPFTAIFVSTRRSGMVWMVLTILAIGLFFLLSSDPGALPTVPIDHAEIPKLQAKSLIGLTIVVLSLAMAFDKAKVKSLERLEQARAESEQASRAMREMMEQVARSIRAASSASRDIADSTGLMAETMADQRSRAEDMMVVAQQMAVVTSQNAAQSDSATRLAQTAGNAASSGGQVMDQAVLQLGRAGEVISHAASKLEDLGQRSAEVNGIVQLIRDIADQTNLLALNAAIEAARAGEMGRGFAVVADEVRKLAERTQNATLDIETKIKLIVDGTNQAIIAMRDGNSQMQAGRSNAQEAQQNLQGIIQETRELANLLEEVSRAESSQNQGFAQFAGDITAVGESTRSLSTETRSIADAITRLDQLLDELGRSSHAQQAVMV, from the coding sequence ATGACTGCCAAGTCCGTTACCGACTGGTTCATACCGGAAACCATTCGCCAATCCCCCGCTCAGGCCATCGGCGCACGCACTACCGTAGGGGTTGGCCTGCTGGCTGGCTGTATTGCCCCGCTGTTTTCCATCGAATATTTCATGCTGAATCATCCCGCCATGGGCACTGGCATTGCACTGGGCGGGCTGGGTTTGTTGCTGGCGCCACTCTTGCTGAAACTGACCGGCGCACTACGTTTTTGTGCCGAGCTGATTACCAGCTGCATGTTCGTGATGGTGTGCTGGATGGTGTATGTCAACGGCGGCATCATGTCCACCAGCGTGGTGTGGTTTGCTTCCATTCCGTTTACCGCCATTTTTGTGTCCACCCGTCGCTCCGGCATGGTGTGGATGGTGCTGACCATCCTGGCCATCGGCCTGTTCTTTTTGCTCTCATCCGACCCCGGTGCCCTACCAACGGTGCCAATTGATCACGCCGAAATCCCCAAGCTGCAAGCCAAGTCGCTGATCGGCCTTACCATCGTGGTTTTGTCGCTGGCAATGGCCTTTGACAAGGCCAAGGTAAAAAGCCTGGAGCGGCTGGAACAGGCACGCGCCGAGTCCGAACAGGCCAGCCGCGCCATGCGCGAGATGATGGAACAGGTGGCGCGCTCCATCCGTGCCGCGTCTAGCGCCAGCCGCGATATCGCCGACAGCACCGGGCTGATGGCCGAAACCATGGCCGACCAGCGCAGTCGTGCCGAAGACATGATGGTGGTGGCGCAGCAGATGGCGGTGGTCACCAGCCAGAACGCCGCCCAGTCCGACAGCGCCACCCGTCTGGCGCAGACCGCAGGCAATGCGGCCAGCAGCGGTGGCCAGGTGATGGATCAGGCCGTGCTACAGCTTGGCCGCGCCGGGGAAGTCATCTCGCACGCCGCCAGCAAGCTGGAAGACCTGGGCCAGCGCAGTGCCGAGGTCAACGGCATCGTGCAGTTGATTCGTGACATTGCCGACCAGACCAACCTGCTGGCACTCAATGCCGCCATCGAGGCAGCGCGGGCTGGCGAAATGGGACGCGGCTTTGCCGTGGTGGCGGACGAGGTGCGCAAGCTGGCCGAACGCACCCAGAACGCCACGCTGGACATCGAAACCAAGATCAAGCTGATTGTGGATGGCACCAATCAGGCCATCATCGCCATGCGCGACGGCAACAGCCAGATGCAGGCCGGGCGCAGTAATGCCCAAGAGGCACAGCAGAATCTGCAAGGCATCATTCAGGAAACCCGCGAGCTGGCCAACTTGCTGGAGGAAGTCTCCCGTGCCGAAAGCAGCCAGAACCAGGGCTTTGCCCAGTTTGCCGGCGACATCACCGCGGTGGGCGAGTCCACCCGTTCGCTGTCCACCGAAACCCGCTCCATTGCCGATGCCATTACCCGGCTGGATCAATTGCTGGATGAGCTAGGCCGCTCCTCGCACGCACAGCAGGCCGTCATGGTCTGA
- a CDS encoding ShlB/FhaC/HecB family hemolysin secretion/activation protein, translating to MTTSRSPMFGCHLIPISLLAPRSLGSVLPLLACLWTVHAHAQAPSSVAQPPVSPETNVSAATSLPPAEQPCFPIRQLLLQGALSQRFQWLLTAAAWPDSAIGRCLGSQGISLLQRRMQNALLTQGFVTSRVLVSPQNLSTGQLVFTLLPGFIHQIKPAADNSTAMRTLNALPTGPGDVLNLRDIEQGLENLQRLPSVQADFQIAPASAADAPPNSSDVLVQWRQHRPYRLSLQLDDGGNQATGVLQGSATLAVDHLLTLNDMLNLSRSQALGGGQDGERGSENNTVSYSLPLGYWLLGLTLNDGRYRQSVAGAYESYLYHGKSENAALKLSRLLLRDADSKTGLNLQLWQRKTSSFINDAEIDVQRRRMAGWEVGVSHEARLGEGAFSASLNYRRGTGARRAQPAPEEAFNEGSSRLQLWQAEAQLVLPFRGLGQAWQFSSAWRGQYNQTPLIPLDRFAIGSRDTVRGYNGDNQLSADRGWLLRNELGWQFKGREIYLAYDHGEVGGQSAVWLQGRRLSGATVGSRGQLLGFDYEVFISKPMQYPTHFRTPGSTGGFSLAYRF from the coding sequence ATGACAACGTCCCGCTCTCCGATGTTCGGCTGCCACTTGATACCGATTTCCCTGCTTGCACCGCGTAGTCTGGGTAGCGTGCTGCCATTGCTGGCCTGCCTGTGGACGGTGCATGCCCATGCACAAGCTCCATCATCCGTCGCCCAGCCCCCCGTTTCCCCTGAAACCAATGTATCTGCGGCCACGTCCTTGCCGCCGGCAGAACAGCCGTGCTTCCCGATCCGGCAGTTGTTGCTGCAAGGTGCGCTATCCCAACGTTTTCAGTGGTTGTTGACCGCTGCCGCCTGGCCGGATAGCGCCATTGGCCGCTGCCTTGGCAGCCAGGGCATCAGCCTGCTGCAACGGCGCATGCAGAACGCGCTGCTGACCCAGGGCTTTGTCACTTCCCGGGTGTTGGTCAGCCCGCAAAACCTGAGCACCGGACAGCTGGTGTTCACCTTGCTGCCCGGTTTTATTCACCAGATCAAACCTGCTGCCGACAACAGCACTGCAATGCGTACGTTGAATGCCCTGCCAACCGGGCCGGGTGATGTGCTCAATCTGCGCGACATCGAACAAGGGCTGGAAAACCTGCAACGCCTGCCTTCGGTGCAGGCGGACTTCCAGATTGCCCCGGCCAGCGCAGCAGATGCGCCGCCCAATAGCAGCGACGTGCTGGTGCAATGGCGGCAACACAGGCCATACCGCTTGTCATTGCAGCTGGATGATGGTGGCAACCAGGCCACCGGGGTGCTGCAAGGCAGTGCCACGCTGGCGGTGGATCATCTGCTGACTCTCAATGACATGCTCAACCTGTCCCGCAGCCAGGCGCTGGGTGGTGGTCAGGATGGCGAACGGGGCTCTGAAAACAACACCGTCAGCTACAGCCTGCCGCTGGGGTATTGGCTGCTCGGCCTGACACTGAATGATGGCCGTTATCGCCAGTCGGTGGCTGGTGCCTATGAAAGCTATCTGTATCACGGTAAAAGCGAAAACGCGGCCCTTAAGCTGTCGCGCCTGCTATTGCGTGATGCCGACAGCAAAACCGGCTTGAACTTGCAGCTGTGGCAACGCAAGACCAGCAGCTTCATCAACGATGCCGAAATCGACGTGCAGCGCCGTCGCATGGCGGGCTGGGAGGTGGGCGTATCTCACGAAGCGCGTTTGGGTGAGGGCGCATTCAGCGCCAGCCTGAATTACCGGCGTGGAACCGGCGCACGCCGTGCGCAGCCCGCGCCGGAAGAAGCCTTCAACGAGGGCAGCTCCCGCTTGCAGCTATGGCAGGCGGAGGCGCAGCTGGTATTGCCATTTCGTGGCCTGGGACAGGCCTGGCAGTTCAGTTCGGCCTGGCGAGGCCAATACAACCAGACCCCCTTGATTCCGCTGGACCGTTTTGCCATTGGCAGCCGCGACACCGTACGCGGCTACAACGGCGACAACCAGCTCAGCGCCGATCGCGGCTGGCTGTTGCGCAATGAGCTGGGCTGGCAATTCAAAGGGCGAGAAATCTATCTGGCCTACGACCACGGCGAAGTCGGCGGGCAATCGGCGGTCTGGTTACAAGGCCGTCGCCTGAGTGGTGCCACAGTGGGCAGCCGTGGCCAGTTGCTTGGCTTCGACTACGAAGTGTTCATCAGCAAACCCATGCAATACCCCACCCATTTTCGCACCCCCGGCAGCACCGGGGGCTTCTCCCTTGCCTACCGCTTTTGA